In a genomic window of Phalacrocorax aristotelis chromosome 8, bGulAri2.1, whole genome shotgun sequence:
- the NIPAL4 gene encoding magnesium transporter NIPA4 isoform X2 — translation MEPLGANSSCSNGSLVTLLCLSHRVVCQVIGDADPADSVQDNGTLHNFWITRLESNYGFYIGLGLAVFSSFLIGSSVILKKKGLLRLVEKGGTRAGDGGHGYLKDWLWWAGLLTMGGGEAANFAAYAFAPATIVTPLGALSVLISAILSSYLLGERLNLLGKLGCMLSLVGSTVMVIHAPEEEEVTTLDEMSSKLKEPGFLTYAAILLAVCFLLIFYLAPRYGQSNILIYLTICSVIGAFSVSSVKGLGIAIKGFFAGRPVLQHPLTWILVITLVASITTQINYLNKSLDIFNTSLVFPIYYVLFTTIVITTSIILFKEWVTMTVVDIIGTVCGFLTIILGVFLLHAFKDMDVSLGNLPQVLQSEQQAPVTRDDKNILIEVDNSSIAPEDKHKTLA, via the exons ATGGAGCCGCTGGGGGcgaacagcagctgcagcaacg GGTCTCTGGTCACCCTTTTGTGCCTTTCCCACCGGGTTGTGTGCCAGGTGATCGGCGATGCTGACCCAGCTGACTCTGTGCAGGACAACGGGACTCTGCATAACTTCTGGATAACTCGGCTGGAAAGCAATTATGGATTCTACATTGGCCTGGGCTTGGCTGTCTTCTCCAGCTTCCTCATTGGAAGCAGCGTCATCCTCAAGAAGAAGGGGCTGCTACGGCTGGTGGAGAAGGGAGGCACCAGGGCAG GAGATGGAGGCCACGGCTACCTAAAGGACTGGCTCTGGTGGGCTGGCTTGTTAACCA TGGGCGGAGGGGAAGCTGCCAACTTCGCTGCCTATGCCTTTGCTCCTGCAACTATTGTCACGCCTCTGGGGGCTCTGAGCGTGCTCATAAG TGCCATCCTGTCTTCGTATTTGCTTGGAGAACGGCTCAACCTGCTGGGAAAGCTGGGCTGCATGCTGAGCCTCGTGGGCAGCACTGTGATGGTGATACATGccccagaggaggaggaggtcacCACTCTGGATGAAATGTCTTCTAAGCTGAAAGAGCCAG GTTTCCTCACTTATGCTGCGATCCTCTTGGCTGTCTGCTTCCTCCTGATCTTCTACCTCGCACCCCGCTATGGCCAGAGCAACATCCTCATCTACCTCACCATCTGCTCTGTTATCGGTGCCTTCTCCGTGTCCTCAGTCAAGGGCTTGGGTATTGCTATCAAGGGCTTCTTTGCTGGCCGGCCTGTACTGCAGCACCCGCTGACGTGGATCCTAGTCATCACGCTGGTGGCATCCATCACTACACAAATTAACTACCTCAATAAGTCTCTAGACATTTTCAACACCTCTTTGGTGTTTCCCATCTACTATGTGCTGTTCACCACTATTGTCATCACAACTTCCATCATCCTCTTTAAGGAGTGGGTCACCATGACTGTAGTGGACATCATTGGGACAGTTTGTGGCTTCCTCACCATcattttgggggtgtttttacTCCATGCCTTCAAAGATATGGACGTCAGTTTAGGGAATCTACCACAAGTCCTCCAGAGTGAACAGCAAGCGCCAGTCACCCGAGACGACAAGAACATCCTAATAGAGGTGGACAACTCCAGCATCGCCCCAGAGGATAAACACAAA acaCTTGCATGA
- the NIPAL4 gene encoding magnesium transporter NIPA4 isoform X1 translates to MEPLGANSSCSNGSLVTLLCLSHRVVCQVIGDADPADSVQDNGTLHNFWITRLESNYGFYIGLGLAVFSSFLIGSSVILKKKGLLRLVEKGGTRAGDGGHGYLKDWLWWAGLLTMGGGEAANFAAYAFAPATIVTPLGALSVLISAILSSYLLGERLNLLGKLGCMLSLVGSTVMVIHAPEEEEVTTLDEMSSKLKEPGFLTYAAILLAVCFLLIFYLAPRYGQSNILIYLTICSVIGAFSVSSVKGLGIAIKGFFAGRPVLQHPLTWILVITLVASITTQINYLNKSLDIFNTSLVFPIYYVLFTTIVITTSIILFKEWVTMTVVDIIGTVCGFLTIILGVFLLHAFKDMDVSLGNLPQVLQSEQQAPVTRDDKNILIEVDNSSIAPEDKHKVFMIYT, encoded by the exons ATGGAGCCGCTGGGGGcgaacagcagctgcagcaacg GGTCTCTGGTCACCCTTTTGTGCCTTTCCCACCGGGTTGTGTGCCAGGTGATCGGCGATGCTGACCCAGCTGACTCTGTGCAGGACAACGGGACTCTGCATAACTTCTGGATAACTCGGCTGGAAAGCAATTATGGATTCTACATTGGCCTGGGCTTGGCTGTCTTCTCCAGCTTCCTCATTGGAAGCAGCGTCATCCTCAAGAAGAAGGGGCTGCTACGGCTGGTGGAGAAGGGAGGCACCAGGGCAG GAGATGGAGGCCACGGCTACCTAAAGGACTGGCTCTGGTGGGCTGGCTTGTTAACCA TGGGCGGAGGGGAAGCTGCCAACTTCGCTGCCTATGCCTTTGCTCCTGCAACTATTGTCACGCCTCTGGGGGCTCTGAGCGTGCTCATAAG TGCCATCCTGTCTTCGTATTTGCTTGGAGAACGGCTCAACCTGCTGGGAAAGCTGGGCTGCATGCTGAGCCTCGTGGGCAGCACTGTGATGGTGATACATGccccagaggaggaggaggtcacCACTCTGGATGAAATGTCTTCTAAGCTGAAAGAGCCAG GTTTCCTCACTTATGCTGCGATCCTCTTGGCTGTCTGCTTCCTCCTGATCTTCTACCTCGCACCCCGCTATGGCCAGAGCAACATCCTCATCTACCTCACCATCTGCTCTGTTATCGGTGCCTTCTCCGTGTCCTCAGTCAAGGGCTTGGGTATTGCTATCAAGGGCTTCTTTGCTGGCCGGCCTGTACTGCAGCACCCGCTGACGTGGATCCTAGTCATCACGCTGGTGGCATCCATCACTACACAAATTAACTACCTCAATAAGTCTCTAGACATTTTCAACACCTCTTTGGTGTTTCCCATCTACTATGTGCTGTTCACCACTATTGTCATCACAACTTCCATCATCCTCTTTAAGGAGTGGGTCACCATGACTGTAGTGGACATCATTGGGACAGTTTGTGGCTTCCTCACCATcattttgggggtgtttttacTCCATGCCTTCAAAGATATGGACGTCAGTTTAGGGAATCTACCACAAGTCCTCCAGAGTGAACAGCAAGCGCCAGTCACCCGAGACGACAAGAACATCCTAATAGAGGTGGACAACTCCAGCATCGCCCCAGAGGATAAACACAAAGTATTCATGATCTACACCTAG